One window of Atribacter laminatus genomic DNA carries:
- the xylB gene encoding xylulokinase, whose product MKDLLIGIDIGTSSGKACIIDQSGQMVDSVSIEYSSFSSQPDWVEQNPDNWYQAFIALMQKMKINGSFQKDRLAAISIAGQMRGLTLIGFNYQPVRPSILWNDRRCREEVAYILSTNQAMVELITGNPINTMCTLPKLLWVQKHEPEILKSTKALIFPKDYINFRLTNRTCTDRSDASGSSFYDIQKQEWSEEILNFYHLPIQLCPEIVPSTRLLGTVSSKASIDTGLPKDLPVVMGGSDSTIETLAIGLYNDKQCKIRLGTSGALSTIVDHLTGSHQYYCWSYLMPNRWMIDLNTRSCAQSVQWGKDLFFQQNPADYSSIYQIMMDEAKISPVGSKGLIFHPYLLGEDAPYWDSRLQGNLFGLNVSHQRSDIIRAIYEGTAYALMDAFSVFGEITQGFQEYIFVGGGVKNHLWLSIVVDVFGVKGLIPTHTDAAFGAAMVAGIGSGIFSSLEEAIGKCVRIEKTIDFSPEIHNSYKYFYKKYKKITQLIRYVSQMDEEKGGDKSGKNG is encoded by the coding sequence ATGAAAGACCTTCTTATCGGTATTGATATTGGAACCAGTAGTGGAAAAGCGTGTATTATCGATCAATCAGGTCAGATGGTAGACTCGGTAAGCATTGAATATTCCTCTTTTTCTTCTCAACCCGACTGGGTGGAACAGAATCCAGATAACTGGTATCAAGCGTTCATTGCTTTAATGCAGAAAATGAAAATAAACGGATCTTTTCAAAAAGATAGGCTAGCTGCTATATCAATTGCCGGTCAGATGCGTGGCTTAACCCTGATTGGATTCAATTATCAACCGGTTCGTCCCTCAATATTATGGAATGATAGACGATGCAGAGAGGAAGTAGCCTATATACTATCAACCAACCAAGCAATGGTGGAATTGATAACTGGAAATCCAATAAACACGATGTGCACTCTCCCGAAGCTGCTTTGGGTTCAAAAACATGAACCGGAAATACTTAAATCAACCAAAGCACTGATATTTCCAAAAGATTATATAAATTTTCGTTTGACTAACCGCACTTGTACCGACCGAAGTGATGCTTCGGGATCATCCTTTTACGACATTCAAAAACAAGAGTGGTCTGAAGAAATACTCAATTTTTATCATCTTCCCATCCAGTTATGTCCCGAGATTGTTCCATCTACTAGGTTATTAGGAACGGTGAGTTCCAAAGCATCTATAGATACTGGTCTTCCTAAGGATTTACCAGTTGTTATGGGAGGTAGTGACTCAACCATCGAAACCTTAGCGATTGGTTTATATAATGACAAACAATGTAAAATACGACTCGGTACTTCTGGCGCCTTATCAACTATAGTTGATCACCTTACTGGTTCACACCAGTATTATTGTTGGTCGTACCTTATGCCCAACCGATGGATGATCGATCTCAATACCCGTTCTTGCGCTCAGTCAGTTCAATGGGGCAAGGATCTTTTTTTCCAGCAAAACCCTGCTGATTATTCGTCAATTTACCAAATTATGATGGATGAAGCAAAAATATCTCCAGTTGGTTCAAAGGGGTTGATCTTTCATCCTTATTTATTAGGAGAAGATGCACCTTATTGGGATTCAAGGTTGCAAGGAAATCTTTTTGGTCTCAATGTTTCTCATCAACGATCAGATATAATTCGGGCTATTTATGAGGGAACAGCCTATGCACTGATGGATGCTTTTTCAGTTTTTGGGGAAATTACCCAGGGTTTTCAAGAATATATTTTCGTTGGAGGAGGAGTAAAAAATCATTTATGGCTTTCAATAGTAGTTGATGTATTTGGAGTGAAAGGATTGATTCCAACCCATACCGATGCTGCTTTTGGAGCTGCGATGGTTGCTGGAATTGGATCGGGGATTTTCTCTTCTCTCGAAGAAGCCATAGGAAAGTGTGTTCGTATTGAAAAAACCATTGATTTTTCACCAGAGATACACAATTCTTATAAGTATTTTTACAAAAAGTACAAAAAAATCACTCAATTGATTCGATATGTCTCACAAATGGATGAAGAAAAAGGAGGGGATAAGAGTGGAAAAAATGGGTGA
- a CDS encoding carbohydrate ABC transporter permease: protein MKVRQARSLRRFLKYLFLAVVAFIGLIPFILIVLTSIKTTVDALAMPPKWFFTPTLQNYQKLITSIDFLKSIKNSLIIGVGATIAATGLGITTSYTLTRFHFKGDKAFSYFILALRIVPPITFVIPYFLIWRSLKLADTYFSMITMYVTLVLPLLIWMIRSFFAEIPYEIEEAAMVDGCTRWQTLRYVLIPTVIPGIMASATLSFIFVWNEFMFALLNTGRNTRTLPIEIYNSLGYYQLDWAKLSSSAVIAIIPVIIIIALTQKYIIRGLTMGAVKG from the coding sequence ATGAAGGTTCGTCAAGCAAGAAGTCTCCGTCGTTTTCTAAAATATCTTTTTTTGGCAGTGGTTGCTTTTATCGGACTTATACCTTTTATCCTCATCGTATTAACATCTATCAAGACCACTGTCGATGCTCTGGCAATGCCACCAAAATGGTTCTTTACTCCCACCCTTCAAAACTATCAAAAATTGATTACTAGTATTGATTTTCTCAAATCAATAAAAAATAGTCTCATAATTGGAGTGGGAGCTACTATAGCTGCAACCGGATTAGGGATTACAACTTCCTACACATTAACCCGGTTTCATTTTAAGGGCGATAAGGCTTTTTCATATTTTATATTAGCTTTGCGAATTGTTCCTCCTATTACTTTTGTTATTCCTTATTTTTTAATTTGGCGATCTTTAAAATTAGCTGATACTTATTTTTCAATGATTACCATGTATGTGACATTAGTCCTTCCTCTCCTGATTTGGATGATTCGTAGTTTTTTTGCTGAAATTCCTTACGAGATCGAAGAAGCAGCAATGGTAGATGGATGTACACGATGGCAAACTCTTAGATATGTTTTAATACCAACGGTTATACCAGGTATAATGGCTTCAGCTACTCTCTCTTTCATCTTTGTTTGGAATGAATTTATGTTTGCCTTGCTTAACACTGGTCGAAACACACGAACACTTCCTATTGAGATTTATAATTCTCTTGGATATTATCAGTTAGACTGGGCAAAATTATCGAGTTCTGCGGTTATTGCCATCATCCCAGTGATCATTATAATTGCCCTAACCCAAAAATATATTATCCGTGGTTTAACCATGGGGGCGGTGAAGGGGTGA
- a CDS encoding carbohydrate ABC transporter permease: protein MRIQRTTQEDRRFIIWSILPSLFAVVLVGGVPVLYTFILSLKDYQLIKPPGVYIGLENYSDLLMNNPRFIHALLFTILFAVGAVTIEIVIGFLVASVLADEEVTTRYSSFIRTLILIPFVVAPVVVSYTYKTLIYDVTFGYLNYFLQLVHLPVFDLSQGIYNAPIGILVMEVILRTPFVTLILFAGISSIDASIFDAGAIDGVSWWKRMYLLTLPIIKPIIVVAFAFRFMDALKMFDEIYVITGGGPGYITENASIFAVRYGFEYFRMGYAAASAFIFLIVVLVLIMSFLKWSKFEEGMA, encoded by the coding sequence ATGAGAATACAGCGGACAACTCAAGAAGATCGTCGTTTTATTATATGGTCAATTCTTCCATCACTCTTTGCCGTAGTGCTAGTCGGGGGAGTGCCAGTTCTCTATACCTTTATCCTTTCTTTAAAGGATTACCAGCTTATCAAGCCACCTGGTGTTTATATTGGTTTAGAGAATTATAGCGATCTCTTAATGAACAATCCACGATTTATCCATGCACTCCTTTTTACTATTCTTTTTGCAGTGGGAGCAGTAACGATCGAAATCGTGATAGGTTTTTTAGTGGCTTCTGTTTTAGCCGATGAAGAAGTAACTACAAGATATTCATCTTTTATTCGGACTCTCATCTTAATCCCTTTTGTTGTAGCCCCGGTAGTGGTTTCCTATACTTATAAAACCCTCATTTACGATGTAACATTTGGATATTTGAACTATTTTTTACAATTGGTTCATCTTCCGGTTTTTGATCTCAGTCAGGGAATATATAATGCTCCAATAGGTATTTTGGTCATGGAAGTAATCTTAAGAACTCCATTTGTAACTCTCATATTGTTTGCCGGGATTTCCTCAATTGATGCTTCAATATTTGATGCTGGGGCAATTGATGGAGTTTCGTGGTGGAAAAGAATGTATCTTTTAACCCTTCCCATTATTAAACCAATCATCGTCGTCGCTTTTGCTTTTCGGTTCATGGATGCTCTGAAAATGTTCGATGAGATATATGTGATAACTGGTGGTGGACCAGGGTATATTACTGAAAATGCTTCAATTTTTGCTGTTCGATATGGATTTGAATATTTTCGAATGGGTTATGCTGCTGCTTCAGCCTTCATTTTTTTAATTGTTGTCTTAGTGCTGATAATGAGTTTTTTAAAGTGGTCAAAGTTCGAGGAGGGAATGGCCTAA
- a CDS encoding ABC transporter substrate-binding protein: MKKFGGLVLFIFGILLICQVSAADESNWGNIDWMQFKGTQLNVLATSMPVSEVYKSKIAEFEELTGIKVNFELLNDVDRKKKQLVDYASGMGEYDVANVGFSNREEFAQPGYMESLQPYLDNPKLTDKDWYKIDDYPKDVLAGGISGDKLVMIPFTAEYFLLWYRKDIFSLLNLTPPKTPTELKDIAAKLEAARKDGKIEEFAFIERTMSGASEGGWNLFCTAHRLGFDFVDFKDMVSYTNTPMGIEIMSFYTELCKQYGPPGSANWTWTDIGAAAAQGKLAMVVGGNASYAYLEDKNTSKVAGKMGYVPPPMENGKDPLWIWGWAINAKSKNKEAAWLLVQWLTSPNLITEMAPLYGCPARKSVYLLPEYIEAMPSQEFIDSQLWMMENGIDPDTQFLLTPMYGEVADLVSKEMNAVVAGIKTVEQACQDAEAALVKIGFKTSVQ; this comes from the coding sequence GTGAAGAAATTTGGAGGTTTAGTTCTATTCATATTCGGAATATTGTTAATTTGTCAAGTATCGGCTGCGGATGAATCAAATTGGGGAAACATTGATTGGATGCAATTCAAAGGAACCCAACTCAATGTTTTGGCTACATCAATGCCGGTCTCAGAAGTTTATAAAAGTAAAATTGCTGAGTTTGAAGAACTTACTGGAATAAAAGTAAATTTCGAATTATTAAACGATGTTGACCGCAAGAAAAAACAATTAGTCGATTATGCTTCTGGTATGGGTGAGTATGATGTCGCCAATGTTGGATTCTCCAACCGAGAAGAATTCGCCCAACCTGGTTATATGGAATCGCTCCAACCTTACTTAGACAACCCCAAACTGACGGATAAAGACTGGTATAAAATTGACGATTATCCCAAAGACGTTTTGGCAGGGGGAATATCCGGGGACAAACTGGTGATGATTCCCTTCACCGCAGAATACTTTTTACTTTGGTATCGGAAAGATATTTTTAGTCTGTTAAATCTAACTCCCCCTAAGACACCGACCGAACTAAAAGATATTGCTGCGAAGCTTGAGGCAGCACGAAAAGATGGGAAAATAGAAGAATTTGCATTTATTGAACGGACTATGTCCGGAGCCAGTGAAGGAGGGTGGAATCTCTTTTGTACGGCTCATCGATTGGGATTCGATTTTGTTGATTTTAAGGACATGGTTTCCTATACCAATACACCCATGGGTATCGAAATTATGAGTTTTTATACCGAGTTATGTAAACAATATGGACCACCCGGTTCAGCCAATTGGACCTGGACTGATATTGGAGCCGCCGCCGCTCAAGGGAAACTTGCAATGGTTGTAGGAGGAAATGCGTCTTATGCTTACCTTGAAGACAAAAATACTTCAAAGGTTGCCGGGAAAATGGGTTATGTCCCTCCACCAATGGAAAATGGAAAAGATCCTTTATGGATTTGGGGATGGGCAATTAATGCCAAATCAAAAAATAAAGAGGCGGCTTGGCTTTTGGTACAATGGTTAACTTCCCCGAATTTAATTACTGAAATGGCACCACTTTATGGGTGTCCGGCGCGAAAATCAGTTTATTTACTTCCTGAATATATCGAAGCGATGCCGAGCCAGGAATTCATCGACTCCCAGCTTTGGATGATGGAAAATGGTATTGATCCTGATACTCAATTTCTACTCACCCCTATGTATGGAGAGGTTGCCGATTTAGTTTCTAAGGAAATGAATGCAGTTGTTGCTGGTATCAAAACCGTAGAACAAGCCTGTCAAGATGCTGAAGCGGCCTTAGTAAAGATTGGATTTAAAACATCAGTACAATAA
- a CDS encoding C-GCAxxG-C-C family (seleno)protein: MISDEVKRNCVQKTREITAKYVQTYWGCAQSSFMGIVDGLKSVGIEIMTPEVQEAAFKGLVGLSGGTGNIGWGNCGAIAGAAFAISYVSDVGREKQLEDKENRRIAFDNAALTIGQRFLDEFGGVRCRDVTWKRWGKWYDSWNPRAKALFAKEERERGCLSADICTIALAAGWAVEYIIDILNNPRTLEQAKKDFEEGLKQSTTKCSLK; the protein is encoded by the coding sequence ATGATTTCTGATGAAGTAAAAAGAAATTGTGTTCAAAAGACGCGTGAAATAACCGCTAAATATGTTCAAACCTATTGGGGATGCGCTCAATCATCTTTTATGGGGATAGTTGATGGTTTGAAATCTGTTGGCATAGAAATCATGACCCCTGAAGTTCAAGAAGCTGCTTTTAAGGGATTGGTAGGCCTATCTGGTGGAACGGGTAACATTGGATGGGGTAATTGTGGTGCTATTGCTGGAGCAGCTTTTGCAATAAGCTATGTGTCTGACGTTGGTCGAGAAAAACAGTTGGAAGACAAAGAGAATCGTCGGATTGCCTTTGATAATGCGGCTCTCACCATAGGGCAAAGATTCCTTGATGAATTCGGAGGCGTTCGTTGCCGAGACGTAACTTGGAAACGGTGGGGCAAATGGTATGATTCATGGAACCCTCGCGCCAAAGCTTTGTTTGCAAAAGAAGAAAGAGAAAGAGGCTGCCTATCAGCTGATATATGTACTATTGCTTTGGCAGCTGGTTGGGCAGTGGAGTACATTATTGATATTCTAAATAACCCCCGAACTTTAGAGCAAGCAAAAAAAGATTTTGAAGAAGGTTTAAAACAATCAACAACGAAATGTTCCCTTAAATAA
- a CDS encoding C-GCAxxG-C-C family protein yields MDSTKRERCIQKARELAVEYQGTLVGCGHCSFAAALDALRMEGIELVPEEIEEELFKGVLGLTGGIGNLGVGTCGAVSGASFAISLACNIGPKELAPNKALRWIPYYYVKEGLLKPWMEKYGGITCRETQLKIFGIAINSRMPANNKALFEEAQRLKCRNASRCTIANAAALATQTILDIIENPKELKWIGIDEETTIANLLDMIEHPDDPKWKNA; encoded by the coding sequence ATGGACTCGACAAAAAGAGAAAGATGCATTCAAAAAGCAAGAGAATTAGCTGTTGAATATCAGGGTACCCTGGTTGGTTGTGGTCATTGTTCTTTTGCGGCTGCCTTAGATGCCCTGCGTATGGAAGGAATCGAATTAGTTCCAGAAGAAATAGAGGAAGAACTTTTTAAAGGAGTATTGGGTTTAACTGGAGGCATTGGAAATCTTGGCGTTGGAACCTGTGGGGCTGTTTCAGGTGCAAGTTTTGCAATCAGCTTGGCTTGTAATATCGGACCGAAAGAACTTGCTCCAAATAAAGCCCTTCGATGGATTCCATATTATTATGTAAAAGAAGGTTTATTAAAGCCTTGGATGGAAAAATATGGCGGAATAACCTGCCGCGAGACCCAGTTAAAGATATTTGGTATTGCGATAAATTCTCGAATGCCCGCCAATAATAAAGCATTATTTGAAGAGGCGCAGCGTCTTAAATGCCGTAATGCTTCTCGATGTACAATAGCTAATGCTGCAGCGCTGGCAACCCAAACCATTTTGGATATTATTGAAAATCCTAAAGAATTAAAATGGATAGGCATTGATGAAGAAACAACCATAGCGAATCTGCTAGATATGATTGAACATCCTGATGATCCAAAATGGAAAAATGCTTAA
- the ilvD gene encoding dihydroxy-acid dehydratase, giving the protein MDLRSLQVKSGPERAWHRALLKSMGYIDEELERPWIGIANAQNEVLPGHYHLKMIADAVKAGVRMAGGTPFEFNTVGVCDGIAMAHEGMKYPLPSREHIADAVEIMANGHRFDALVLITNCDKIIPGMLIAAARLNIPAIMISGGPMLAGKYQGQDIDISSVGEVQGKHAVGSVDEDTLKMYEEKGCPTVGSCAGMFTANTMNCLSEALGIALPGNGTIPAVYAERYRLAKYAGIHIMSLLKKNIKPRDILTKKAFMNAIAVDMALGGSTNTVLHLPAIAYEAGVDLSIDEFDEISEKTPHLCNMSPAGPSHLQDLYEAGGVQAVMKELSRLNLINGELMTVNGNSIFENINKYRILNPQTIRNIENPYHHKGGIAILRGNLAPDGAVVKRTAVSQKMWKFEGTARVFDSEEEAEKAIFQKEIKEGNIVVIRYEGPKGGPGMREMHIAMSALVGMGLDEKVAMITDGRFSGATRGPAIGHVSPEAMDGGTIALLQDGDPIEIDIEGKTINVLIPEAVMKERKKSWVKPKPKVSSGYLNVYSKLASSAMSGAVFKR; this is encoded by the coding sequence TTGGATTTAAGAAGTCTTCAAGTAAAATCTGGACCAGAAAGAGCTTGGCATCGAGCTCTTCTTAAATCGATGGGGTATATTGATGAAGAGTTAGAAAGGCCATGGATTGGTATAGCAAATGCTCAAAACGAAGTTTTGCCAGGTCATTATCACCTTAAAATGATTGCTGATGCGGTAAAAGCTGGTGTGAGGATGGCCGGAGGAACACCTTTTGAGTTTAATACTGTAGGTGTTTGTGATGGAATTGCTATGGCTCATGAAGGAATGAAATATCCTTTACCCAGTCGTGAGCATATTGCCGATGCTGTAGAAATAATGGCCAATGGTCATCGATTCGATGCATTAGTTTTAATTACCAATTGTGACAAAATCATTCCAGGAATGTTAATAGCAGCGGCTCGATTAAACATACCGGCGATTATGATTAGTGGTGGGCCAATGTTGGCAGGGAAATATCAGGGTCAGGATATTGATATCAGTTCAGTTGGTGAAGTACAGGGAAAACATGCTGTTGGTAGTGTAGATGAAGATACATTAAAAATGTACGAAGAAAAGGGTTGCCCTACAGTAGGTTCGTGTGCCGGAATGTTTACTGCAAATACCATGAATTGTTTGTCAGAAGCTTTAGGAATTGCTTTACCAGGTAACGGGACAATTCCAGCGGTTTATGCTGAGCGATATCGATTGGCTAAATACGCAGGTATACATATCATGTCTTTATTGAAAAAAAATATAAAGCCCCGAGATATCCTCACTAAAAAAGCTTTTATGAATGCTATTGCAGTTGACATGGCATTAGGAGGCTCAACGAATACTGTCTTGCATTTGCCGGCCATTGCTTATGAAGCCGGAGTTGATTTAAGTATAGATGAATTTGATGAAATAAGTGAAAAAACACCCCACCTTTGTAATATGAGTCCTGCTGGCCCATCCCATTTACAAGATTTATATGAAGCCGGTGGAGTTCAGGCTGTTATGAAAGAACTAAGTAGGCTAAATTTAATCAATGGAGAGCTAATGACTGTAAATGGGAATTCAATTTTTGAAAATATCAATAAATACCGAATTTTAAATCCTCAAACTATTCGAAACATAGAAAACCCTTATCACCATAAAGGCGGTATTGCAATTTTAAGGGGTAATCTTGCTCCTGATGGTGCTGTAGTAAAAAGGACAGCAGTTTCTCAAAAGATGTGGAAGTTTGAAGGAACTGCCAGGGTATTTGATTCTGAAGAAGAAGCAGAAAAGGCGATTTTTCAAAAGGAAATCAAGGAAGGAAATATTGTCGTAATTCGTTACGAAGGTCCTAAGGGTGGTCCAGGAATGCGTGAGATGCATATTGCCATGTCGGCTCTGGTTGGAATGGGTTTAGATGAAAAGGTTGCAATGATAACCGATGGCCGTTTTTCGGGTGCAACACGTGGTCCAGCCATTGGTCATGTTTCACCAGAAGCCATGGACGGAGGAACTATAGCGTTGTTACAAGATGGAGATCCAATTGAAATTGATATAGAAGGTAAGACAATTAACGTATTAATACCAGAAGCTGTAATGAAAGAAAGGAAAAAATCTTGGGTTAAGCCAAAACCTAAGGTGAGCAGTGGATATTTGAATGTATATTCAAAGTTAGCTAGTTCAGCAATGAGCGGTGCGGTTTTCAAAAGATAA
- a CDS encoding SDR family NAD(P)-dependent oxidoreductase has protein sequence MLKQRFIDKVVIITGGGTGIGKACAMCFAQEGAKVVIAGRREKPLVETVKEIQKNGGTADFIITDVSKSFEVNQLVDKTVEKFGVLDVFVANASINKPAPILETTDEDINRLVDINIKGNYYQLRKSLEQMSKQKHGNIVAMSSMSGLLGHPNMSLYCSTKAAICNMVRSLALEYAEKNIRINAVCPGTIETPMVFDFAATTVDPKKTVQAFTESEPIKRLGTPEETANVVLFLASEEASFVTGAMYTVDGGFTAGKA, from the coding sequence ATGTTGAAGCAAAGGTTTATAGATAAAGTAGTAATTATAACTGGGGGCGGTACCGGAATAGGGAAAGCCTGTGCGATGTGCTTTGCTCAAGAAGGAGCAAAGGTGGTCATTGCCGGCCGAAGAGAGAAACCACTGGTAGAAACTGTTAAAGAAATTCAGAAAAATGGTGGAACTGCAGATTTTATCATTACAGATGTTAGTAAATCCTTTGAAGTAAACCAACTTGTTGATAAAACGGTTGAAAAATTTGGAGTTCTTGATGTGTTTGTAGCAAATGCATCAATAAATAAACCAGCGCCAATTTTAGAAACAACTGATGAAGATATTAACAGATTGGTTGATATTAATATAAAAGGAAATTATTACCAATTGAGAAAGTCATTAGAGCAAATGAGCAAGCAGAAACACGGGAATATTGTAGCTATGTCTTCAATGTCTGGATTATTAGGTCATCCAAATATGAGTTTATATTGTTCAACTAAGGCAGCAATATGCAATATGGTTCGTTCTTTAGCTTTAGAGTACGCTGAAAAGAATATTCGTATCAACGCTGTATGTCCAGGAACAATTGAAACTCCAATGGTTTTTGACTTTGCTGCAACAACTGTTGATCCTAAAAAAACCGTTCAGGCTTTTACTGAATCAGAACCAATTAAAAGGCTCGGAACTCCAGAAGAAACAGCTAATGTGGTTTTATTTTTAGCCTCTGAAGAAGCATCTTTTGTAACCGGAGCGATGTATACGGTTGATGGTGGATTTACCGCTGGAAAAGCCTAG
- a CDS encoding sugar ABC transporter substrate-binding protein — translation MKKVKVLSILLISFLIIISSSVVFAKNADGQYKIGIMPFSTGNDWFNPFTAGGKWFLEAKGCEVLVQNAEWDSKKMNTILGVWAGDPEVDAVIVAPVGAEQVLPGIRTLEKAGKVVVLTNNEAGKCPEAIFSVSYDSQMGPAESAVKIVQMIIDKNGSPKGTIILGLGDVRNSEHILRAEAFRSVFKKYPDIQIHEFISDMDAGLAVTRCGQLLRTLPDVDAIVSVGMLEFMGMINALKRENMAVPKGQEGHIICVGIDSAPQIINPAIKEGIVDWAIDQPVLAYNAIAGYYLLKYLENGKDSLPQPGTIINPADLDVKTKVPVTGVDAVVPSDSWAPIEVIDKTEENGHIWLKTNYTIVDDTNVDDPSIWSNIIKGIKDWGF, via the coding sequence ATGAAGAAAGTTAAAGTTTTGAGCATTTTATTAATTAGTTTTCTGATAATTATCAGTTCTTCAGTAGTTTTTGCTAAAAATGCAGATGGCCAATACAAAATTGGAATTATGCCTTTTTCAACAGGGAATGACTGGTTTAATCCATTTACAGCTGGGGGAAAGTGGTTTTTAGAAGCAAAAGGCTGTGAAGTTTTGGTTCAAAATGCTGAATGGGATAGTAAAAAAATGAACACCATACTCGGTGTTTGGGCAGGAGACCCTGAGGTAGATGCAGTGATTGTTGCTCCTGTAGGAGCTGAGCAGGTTTTACCTGGTATTCGGACATTAGAAAAAGCAGGTAAAGTTGTCGTTTTGACCAACAATGAGGCCGGAAAATGCCCTGAAGCAATTTTCTCAGTTTCTTACGATAGCCAAATGGGCCCGGCTGAATCGGCGGTTAAAATTGTACAGATGATTATAGATAAGAATGGATCACCAAAAGGTACAATTATTTTAGGTTTGGGTGATGTAAGAAATTCAGAGCATATACTTCGAGCCGAAGCATTTCGGAGTGTCTTTAAAAAATATCCAGATATCCAGATTCATGAATTTATTTCTGATATGGATGCTGGGTTAGCTGTAACTCGTTGTGGTCAGTTATTAAGAACCCTCCCTGATGTTGATGCGATCGTATCGGTTGGCATGCTTGAGTTCATGGGCATGATTAATGCTCTTAAAAGAGAAAATATGGCAGTTCCAAAAGGTCAAGAAGGCCATATTATTTGTGTAGGTATTGACTCTGCACCTCAAATAATTAACCCAGCCATAAAAGAAGGGATTGTTGATTGGGCAATCGATCAACCGGTTTTGGCCTATAATGCGATAGCTGGATATTATCTTTTAAAGTATTTAGAAAATGGGAAAGACTCTCTCCCTCAACCTGGAACGATTATAAATCCAGCAGATCTTGATGTAAAAACCAAAGTCCCCGTAACCGGTGTTGATGCTGTTGTCCCATCCGATAGCTGGGCACCAATTGAAGTTATTGATAAAACTGAAGAAAACGGTCATATCTGGCTAAAAACCAATTACACCATAGTTGATGATACCAATGTTGATGACCCTTCAATTTGGTCAAATATTATTAAAGGCATTAAAGACTGGGGCTTCTAA